TGGTTTTTATTCTTTTGGTTTGGGGTAGAATAAAGGCAATGAAAGCCGTAATCCATTAACGAGGAAGCAATGGAAACTATCGATAAAATCAAACAGCAAATTGAAGAAAACACTATTCTACTGTACATGAAAGGTTCTCCTAAGCTACCTAGCTGTGGTTTCTCTTCTCAAGCGTCTCAAGCGCTAATGGCATGTGGTGAAAAATTTGCTTACGTAGATATCCTACAAAACCCTGATATCCGTGCAGAGCTTCCAGCTTACGCACAATGGCCAACCTTCCCACAACTTTGGGTTGAAGGTGAGCTAATCGGTGGTTGTGATATCATTCTTGAGATGTTCCAAAAGGGTGAGCTTCAGCCAATCGTTAAAGAAGCCGCTGCTAAAGTAGCTGGCGACGACGCTGAGTAAGCTTTAGGCCTTGGTGCTTAAATATTGAATGGAAGGGGCCTTAATTAGGCTCCTTTTTTCGTTTGAATGGTTCAACAAAGACTCGATAAGGAATGAACAATGAACGTAAAACTTCATTATGTGCATGATCCAATGTGCAGCTGGTGTTGGGGCTACAAGCCAACGCTTGAGTTATTAAAACAACAATTGCCAGCGAGCATTGAGTTTAGCTACGTAGTCGGTGGTTTGGCTCCGGATTCTGAAGAGCCGATGTCAGAAGAGATGAAAGGCAAGCTTCAAGCGATTTGGAAGCAGATTGAAGCTAAGCTGGGTACGGAATTTAATCATGAGTTTTGGACGGAATGCCAACCAGTTCGCAGCACTTACCCTGCGTGTCGTGCAGTGATCGCTGCTGGTTTTCAAGATCACTACGAAGCAATGCTTGAAGCGATCCAACACGCTTACTACCTTCGTGCGATGCTGCCTCATAGCCAAGAAACGCATTTGCAGTTAGCCCAAGAGCTAGGGATGAATGTACAACAGTTTGAAAATGACCTTTCTAGTAAGCTATTGGAAAGCGAGTTAGATGACCAGTTAGGTTTTAAAGAAGCGATGGGTGTGCATTCTTACCCAACCTTAATGCTTGAGGTAAACGGTATCTTTAGTGAAGTTGAATTGGATTACCATTCAACTGAAGCGACACTTAAGTCTATTCGCGAAATTCTAGTGAATAACGCTCCCGCTGCATAATCCAGCGAGAGCTGTCTGTATTGACGCAATAACCTCTAAGGCTTACTCATAAGAGTAAGCCTTTTTTGTTTGGCGTCGCCGGTTCATTGGGAGTGAGAGGAAGAGGAAGGAAGAGTGGAATGAATCCCAGGAACAAAAAAGACCGCACGAGGCGGTCTTTATAAAAGTTAGCGTAGGACTCTTTAACTACAGAACCTAATTACAGAACCATGGCTGCAATCCAACCGAATACGATCAGTGGGATGTTGTAGTGTAGGAACGTCGGTACTACGGTTTCCCATACGTGCTCGTGTTGACCATCAGCATTAAGACCCGATGTTGGACCTAAGGTTGAGTCAGAAGCTGGAGAGCCAGCATCACCAAGCGCTGCAGCTGTACCTACTAGAGCGATCGTTGCCATAGGAGAGAAGCCAAATGCTGCTGCTAGTGGAACG
Above is a window of Vibrio atlanticus DNA encoding:
- a CDS encoding Grx4 family monothiol glutaredoxin; amino-acid sequence: METIDKIKQQIEENTILLYMKGSPKLPSCGFSSQASQALMACGEKFAYVDILQNPDIRAELPAYAQWPTFPQLWVEGELIGGCDIILEMFQKGELQPIVKEAAAKVAGDDAE
- a CDS encoding DsbA family protein, translating into MNVKLHYVHDPMCSWCWGYKPTLELLKQQLPASIEFSYVVGGLAPDSEEPMSEEMKGKLQAIWKQIEAKLGTEFNHEFWTECQPVRSTYPACRAVIAAGFQDHYEAMLEAIQHAYYLRAMLPHSQETHLQLAQELGMNVQQFENDLSSKLLESELDDQLGFKEAMGVHSYPTLMLEVNGIFSEVELDYHSTEATLKSIREILVNNAPAA